Sequence from the Streptomyces peucetius genome:
ATGGCCCCGGAGACGGTGGTCGCCTTGAGGGTGCCGGTGCCCGCTCCCAGGGTTCCGGTGATGCGCTTCGTGCCCCACTGGCCGCTGACCCGCAGATCGTCGAAGGCGTTGGACAGGGCGCCGCTGGCGGTGTTCGCGTCGACCCGCGCGTCCGCCGGGTGCGGGAGCCGGATGGCGACCTCGCCGGAGACCGTGGTCAGCCGGATGTCCGTCGGTCTTCCGCCCGGGCCCAGATCGACGACCATGTCACCGCTGACGGATTCCGCCTTCACCGAGGCGCCCGCGCCGTCGATCACGGTCAGGTCGCCGGAGACCGAGTTGTACCGCAGGTCGCCGGTGACCGACTGGGCCTCGACGTTGCCGGTGACGGTCTCCGCGCGGACGTCGCCCGACAGGCCGACGAGGGTGGTGTCCCCGCTGACGCCCCGCACCACGGTCGTGCCCCGTACGCCGGAGACGACCGCGCCGGCACCGACGGCACCGAGCTCGACGGCCGTCTGCGCCGGCACCGCCACGGACACCACGGCGCTGCGGTGGTGTCCCTTGGGACCGAGCCACTTGAGGAGGCCCTTCCAGGGCAGGTCCTCGTAGGCGACGGTCAGCGTCGAGCCGCTTCTGGTGACGACCAGGGGCGGGCCCTCCACCGCGGAGATCTCCAGACGGGTGGAATCCTCCTCCGTGCCCACGACGTTGACCGTTCCGCCTACGATCCGGACACTGAGCGTGGTCAGCGGGTCGTCGAAGGTGAGCTTCCGGTTCTCGGAGACTTCCCACGTCGTCTCTGCCATGGTGCTGACCTCCCGGATCGCCCGCGACGCAACATATCGCGTCTATTGATGAACACGATATATCGCGGCCTAGAGATGTCAAGTGAGGTGCCGTCGGGCCGGTCCGTTCGTCGGCGGGCGACGCGCGGCATTGCCGCCTGATACGGGACAAATTGCCCTAGCGTAGGGGCATGAACGCGACACCCGCAGGAGCCGTGCTGCTCTGCCGGGCCGACCTCGCGGCCGTACGGACCCCGGCCGCCCATCTGCTCCGCGAACGGATGCTGCTCGCCCCGGCAGGCGACGGCTGGAGTCTGCTCGTCCCCGAGGGCGGGCCGTGGCAGGACGGCGGCGAAGCGGTCGACGCGGTGCTGGGCGGCTGGGCCGCGGCGCTCTCGATCGGCGCCGGGCGGCCGGTCCTCGCCCTGTGGTGGGACGACGACGGCGCCGGTCTCACCCTGGCCTCCGGCTTCCGCCGCCCGGTCGGATACGTCTGGCTGGCCGACGGCACTCCGGTGGGCGAGGACGAGGCGATGCGGACCTTCGCGGCGCGGCTGGGGCTCGACCCGGTCCTCGATCTGCAGGCCCTGGAACCGCTGACGGCCGAGGACCGCGAGTCCGACGCACGGGCCAGGCTGATCGCACTGACCGCCGTCCTCACCCACACCGGCCTCGCCCTGCCCACGGGCCTGGTGCCCGGTGCCTCGGCGGAAGCACTGCGTACCGCCGCGCACGCGGCGGCAGTCGAGGAGGTGCCCGCCACCCGGGGCCCGCGCGAGGCGCCGGCCGGTGGGACCTCACCGGGGCCCTCCTGGCACCGCGCGGCCGGCGCGGCCCAACTGGCGGCCGGGGTGGCGCTGGTGGCGTGGGGAGTGCGGCGACGCAGCGGGGGATGGGTGACGGCTGGAGCGGTGCTGATCGCGCACGGGCTGGTGCCGTTGGCGCGGGAGCGGCCACGGCCGTGACACCGGCCCGGTAGCGCCGTCCGGGGGCCGCGCCCCCGGTCCGGTGGAGCCGTAGCACCGCGCCCCGCGGAGACCGGCCCCGCAGGGATCAGTCGTCGTCCTCGTCGTCGAGGCGGGCCAGCCAGGTGGCGAGGCGTTCCACGGGGACCTCGAAGTCCGGGTTGAGGTCGACGAACGTGCGGAGCTGTTCGGCGAGCCACTCGAAGGTGACCTCCTCCTCGCCGCGCCTCTTCTCCAGCTCCTCGATACCGCGATCGGTGAAGTACATACGGACAGAATATGGCCCGGCCCCGCGATCGGATCGCGGGGCCGGGCCAGAGACTGCGGTCATGCGGCGGCGCAGCCGCCTCAGGCGTCGAAGACCTCGTTGACCAGCTGCTGCTGCTCCGCCTGGTGGCGCTTCGCGGAGCCCACCGCCGGGGACGAGCTGTGCGGACGCGAGATGCGCCGCAGGCGCTCGCCGTGCGGGATGTCCGCGCCGACGGCCAGGTCCAGGTGGTCGATCAGGTTGAGCGCGATGAACGGCCAGGCACCCTGGTTCGCCGGCTCCTCCTGCGTCCACAGGTACTTCTCGGCGCTCGGGTACTTGGCGATCTCGGCCTGGAGCTCCGCACCCGGCAGCGGGTACAGGCGCTCGAGGCGGATGATCGCGGTGTCCGTGACGCCCCGCTTCTGACGCTCGGCCTCCAGGTCGTAGTAGACCTTGCCGGCGCAGAAGACGACCTTGCGGACCGCGGCCGGGTCGACCGACTCGTCGCCGATCACCGGGCGGAAGCCGCCGGTGGTGAACTCCTCCGCCTTGGACGCCGCGGCCTTCAGACGCAGCATCGACTTCGGGGTGAAGACGATCAGCGGCTTGTGGTGCGGGTTGTGGACCTGCCAGCGCAGCAGGTGGAAGTAGTTCGACGGCAGGGTCGGCATCGCGACCGTCATGTTGTCCTGCGCGCACATCTGGAGGAAGCGCTCGGGACGCGCGGACGAGTGGTCCGGGCCCTGGCCCTCGTAGCCGTGCGGCAGGAGCAGCGTGACGCCGGAGTGCTGGCCCCACTTCTGCTCGGCGGAGGAGATGAACTCGTCGACGACGGTCTGCGCGCCGTTGACGAAGTCACCGAACTGGGCCTCCCACATGACCAGCGCGTTCGGGCGGGCCAGCGAGTAGCCGTACTCGAAGCCCATCGCCGCGTACTCGCTGAGCAGCGAGTCGTAGACGTTGTAGCGGGCCTGGTCCTCGGACAGGTAGAGCAGCGGGGTGTAGTCCTCGTTGGTCTCCTGATCCACCAGCACTGCGTGGCGCTGGCCGAACGTGCCCCGGCGGGTGTCCTGGCCCGAGAGACGGACCGGGGTGCCCTCCATCAGCAGGGAGCCGATGGCGAGGGTCTCGCCCATGCCCCAGTCGATGGTGCCGTCCTCCACCGAGGCCGCGCGGCGCTGCATCTGCGGCATCAGACGCGGGTGCACGGTGATGTGGTCGGGGATGTTGACCTGGGACTCGGCGATCCGCTTGACGACCTCCTGGGAGACCGCCGTGTTCACCGAGACCGGGAACTCGGGCTCGGCGTCCGGGACATGGGCCGGGGCCGGGTGGCTGGTGGCCTCGCGGACCTCCGCGAACACCTTCTCCAGCTGGCCCTGGAAGTCCTGGAGCGCCTGCTCGGCCTCTTCCAGCGTGATGTCGCCGCGACCGATGAGCGACTCGGTGTAGAGCTTGCGCACCGAGCGCTTCTTGTCGATCAGGCTCACCATCTGCGGGTTGGTGAACTGCGGGTTGTCGCCCTCGTTGTGACCGCGGCGACGGTAGCAGATGAGGTCGATCACGACGTCCTTGTTGAACGTCTGGCGGAACTCGAAGGCGAGCCGCGCCACGCGGACGCACGCCTCCGGGTCGTCGCCGTTCACATGGAAGATCGGCGCCTCGATCATGCGGGCCACGTCGGTCGCGTACATCGAGGAACGCGAGGACTCCGGCGCCGCCGTGAAGCCGACCTGGTTGTTGATGACGACGTGGACCGTGCCGCCGGTGCGGTAGCCGCGCAGCTGCGACATGTTCAGCGTCTCGGCGACGACACCCTGGCCGGCGAAGGCCGCGTCACCGTGCAGGGCGATCGGCAGGACCGTGAAGTCCGTGCCGCCCTTGTTGATGACGTCCTGCTTGGCGCGGGCGACACCCTCGAGGACCGGGTCGACGGCCTCCAGGTGGGAGGGGTTGGCGACCAGGGAGACCTTGATCTGCTCGCCGTCGAGGCCGGTGAAGGTGCCCTCGGCGCCCAGGTGGTACTTCACGTCGCCGGAGCCGTGCATCGACTTCGGGTCGAGGTTGCCCTCGAACTCGCGGAAGATCTGGGCGTACGACTTGCCGACGATGTTCGCCAGGACGTTGAGCCGGCCGCGGTGGGCCATGCCGATGACGACCTCGTCGAGGCGCGACTCGGCGGCCGAGTCGATGACCGCGTCGAGCAGCGGGATGACGGACTCGCCGCCCTCCAGCGAGAAGCGCTTCTGGCCGACGTACTTGGTCTGCAGGAAGGTCTCGAACGCCTCCGCCGCGTTCAGCCGGCGCAGGATGCGCAGCTGCTCCTCGCGCTCCGGCTTGGTGGCGGCGCGCTCGACCCGGTCCTGGAGCCACTTGCGCTGCTTCGGGTCCTGGATGTGCATGAACTCGATGCCGGTGGTGCGGCAGTACGACTCACGCAGCACGCCCAGGATGTCGCGCAGCTTCATCATCGACTTGCCGGCGAAACCGCCGACGGCGAACTCGCGCTCCAGGTCCCAGAGCGTGAGGCCGTGCTCGGTGATGTCCAGGTCGGGGTGCTTGCGCTGGCGGTACTCCAGCGGGTCGGTGTCGGCCATCACGTGCCCGCGGACCCGGTAGGAGTGGATCAGCTCGAAGACCCGCGCGGCCTTGGTGACGTCGTCGTCGTGGGAGGCGTCGATGTCCTTGAGCCAGCGGACCGGCTCGTAGGGGATGCGCAGCGCCTCGAAGATCTCGTCGTAGAAGTTCTCCTCGCCGAGGAGGAAGTTCGCGACGATCCGCAGGAACTCGCCCGACGCGGCGCCCTGGATGACCCGGTGGTCGTACGTCGAGGTGAGGGTCATCACCTTGGAGATGCCCAGCTTGTTCAGGGTGTCCTGCGAGGTGCCCTGGAACTCGGCCGGGTAGTCCATGGAGCCGACGCCCATGATGACCGACTGCCCGGGCATCAGACGCGGCACGGAGTGGACGGTGCCGAGGCCGCCGGGGTTGGTCAGCGAGACGGTGACGCCGGTGAAGTCGTCCATCGTCAGCTTGTTGTTGCGGGCGCGGCGGACGATGTCCTCGTAGGCCTGCCAGAACTCGAAGAAGTTCAGCGTCTCGGCCTTCTTGATGCCCGCGACGACCAGCTGGCGGTCGCCGTTGGGCTTCACCAGGTCGATGGCCAGGCCGAAGTTCACGTGGTCGGGCTTGACCAGGGTCGGCTTGCCGTCCTTCTCCGCGAAGGACCAGTTCATCGACGGCATGGCCTTGATGGCCTGCACCATCGCGTACCCGATGAGGTGGGTGAAGGAGATCTTCCCGCCACGGGCGCGCTTGAGGTGGTTGTTGATGACGATGCGGTTGTCGAAGAGCAGCTTCACCGGGACGGCGCGCACGGACGTGGCCGTGGGCAGCTCCAGGGAGGCGTTCATGTTCTTCGCGACCGCGGCGGCCGGGCCGCGCAGCGTCACGAACTCGGGGCCGTCGGCCGGCTGCGCATCGGCCTTGGCGGCCGGGGCCGGCGCGGCGGCGGGCTTGGCCGGGGCGGGCTGCGCCGGGGCCGCCTTGGCGGGTGCCGGAGCCGGGGCCTCGGCGGCCGGGGCCGGGGCGGCGGGGGCGGCAGGCTGCGCCGGTGCGGCGGCCGGGGCGGGAGCCGGAGCGGCCCCGTCGCCCTGAGTCTGCTTCGCTCCCGCGGCGGGGGCGTCCGCGGTGGCGGCCGCGCCCGGCTTGTAGTCGGCGAAGAAGTCCCACCAGGCACGGTCGACCGAATTCGGATCCTGGAGGTACTGCTGGTAGATCTCGTCGACGAGCCACTCATTGGCGCCGAACGCGGTGGCAGGGTTCTGACCCTGACCGGTTTGGTCGGTCGAGAGACTCGAGTTACTGGGGGACTGAGACGACACGGCGAGAACCGCCCTCTTCCGCTTCACAAGGTGATGGACAGCGGAAATAAAGGCTACGCCTCCCTGGCCGGGAGGTGCAGGCCGGGCCGGTCAACGTCGCGCAAGTCACACCGAACAGCGCGTTTCGGTGCTGGGAATGGCGGGAAACAAGCATGGTTCGGTCGCGCCGGGGTACGCCTGGCGGCGGGCACAGGCCCTCGGCCCGCGTCCCTGACGGAACTCCGCAGCGGTTTGACCGGCAGTTTTCCGTGGCTCGGCAGGTCGGCTTCCCGGTGTCTCGACCACTTACACGGAGAATCTGCGTTTCCGGTTCGAACCCTACGTCAAGCGCGTGCCGACCTGGCCCCCGGAAGAGTGACCCGGATGCGGCAGCCTTGTGCGGATTCGGCCACTCCGATGCGCCCGCCGTGCAGATCGACCGCCCAGCGCGCGATCGCCAGCCCCAGTCCCGTGCCACCGTCGCTGCCCGGCCCGTGCGGGGACGGGACGCCGCCCCGGTTGAACCGCTCGAAGACCCGGTGCCGCTCCTGCTCGGGGATGCCCGGCCCTTCGTCCAGCACCTCCAGGTCGAGCGACTCCGGGTACGGCCCGCGCCTGGCCCGTACGGTCACCCGGCCGTGCGGCGGGGAGTGCTTCACCGCGTTGTCGATCAGATTCGCCACCACCTGGTGCAGCCGTTCGGCGTCCGCGTGCGCCGTCAGCTCCGGCGGCGACACGTCCAGGTGCAGATGGACGTCGGTACGGGTGTGATGACCGGACCCGGACGCCAGGCCGCGCCGGGAGGACACCAGGCCGGCCTCCTTCAGCACCCCGGACAGATAGGGCCACACCTCGAAGCGCGAGGCCCGCAGCGGCAGCACGCCGTTGTCGAGGCGGGACAGGTCGAGCAGCGTCTCGACCAGCCGCCCCAGGCGCTCGGTCTGCTTCAGCGCCGTGCGCATCGTCTCCGGATCGGCGGCGGACACCCCGTCGACGACGTTCTCCAGCACGGCGCGCAGCGCGGCGATCGGGGTGCGCAGCTCGTGCGAGACGTTGGCGACCAGCTCCTTGCGGTGCCGGTCGACGGCCTCCAGGTCGTCCGCCATGCGGTTGATCGTGGAGGCCAGGTCCCCGAGTTCGTCGCGGCGGTCGGCGCCGCGCACCCGGCGGGTGTAGTCGCCGTGGGAGATGCCCTTGGCGACGGTGTTCATCTCGTCCAGCGGCGCCGTCAGGCCGTGCGCCACGAACTGGGTGATCAGCAGGGTCGCGATGATCGTGAAGACCGTGATGAAACGCACCTCGGTCTTGCTGTGGAACGCCATCAGCATCAGACCGGTGGTGATGAGGACCGAGACCACGACGAGCGTGCTGAGCTTGGTCTTGATCGATATCGTGATGGACGCGGTACTCAGCCGCTTCCCCGGCCTGCCGCCCTGCCGCCGCCGTCTCATGGCGCCGGCGTCTCCAAGGCGTATCCGACACCGTGGACGGTACGGATCCGCTCGGCGCCGATCTTGCGGCGCAGAGCCTTGATGTGACTGTCCACCGTGCGCGTGCCGGAGGCGTCCGCCCAGTCCCACACCTCCGCGAGCAGCTGCTCGCGCGAGAGGACGGCGCGCGGCGTGTTCGCCAGGCACACCAGCAGGTCGAACTCCGTCGGTGTCAGGTGCACGTCCTCGGCCCGGACCCGTACGCGGCGCTGCGCGTGGTCGATCTCCAGTTCGCCGAGACGGAGGATGCCGCTACGGGGAGTCACCGCGGCGAGCGCCGCCCGCTCCACACGGCGCAGCAGGACATGCACCCTGGCCGCGAGCTCCCGCATCGAGAACGGCTTGGTCATGTAGTCGTCAGCGCCGACGCCGAGCCCGACGAGCATGTCCGTCTCGTCGTCCCGCGCCGTCAGCATCAGCACCGGGACGGGGCGCTGTGCCTGGACCCGGCGGCATACCTCGAGACCGTCGAAGCCGGGCAGCATGACGTCGAGGACCATCAGGTCCGGCTGCCAGGCGTCCGCCGCGTCGACGGCGGCCGGGCCGTCGAGTGCGGTCTGCACCAGAAAGCCCTCGGCCCGCAGCCGTGCCGCGATGGCATCGACGATCGTGGCGTCGTCCTCGACCACCAGCACCCGGCGCTGGGCCCCGGGAGTGGCCGCGACGCCGCCTTGCGTGGTGTGTGTCTGCTCCATCGCCCCGCCCTTGTACGCGTTCTCTGCGAGCTGCATGTGGTTCTGCTTCGAAGGTGGATCCGGTGTGTAGTCCAGCAGCGTAAAGGCAGCGGCTGTGTCCCGGCTACGCAGGGCGAACAGCGAGGTGGACGACGTCCGGTACGCCCCGGGCAAGGTGGATCTCTTCGGTTCTTACCCCGGTGAATCCGGCATTCCGCAACGCCTCTTCGAATTCCGGGGACGGCTTCGCGGACCATACGGCGAGCACTCCGCCCGGTTCCAACGCGGCTGCGCACGCGGCGAGTCCGGCCGGGGAGTAGAGCGCCCCGTTGTCCTCCGTGACGGTCCAGTCGGGCCCGTTGTCGATGTCCAGGCACAGCGCGTCGTAACGGTCCGCAGTCGAATGGAGATGACTCACCAGGTCCGTGTGGAGGATCACGCACCGGGGATCTCCGAGCGCCCGCCCGGAGATCGCGGCGAGCGGCCCGTCGTGGTGCCAGTCGATGATCGCCTGCTCGCGCTCCACCACGGCGATCCGCCGCCACGACGGCATGGCCGCGGCATGGGCGAGCGAGAAGCCGACCCCCAGACCGCCGATGAGGACCCGCGGGGCGGCGTTCCCCGTGCCGATCGCCCGGTATGCGGCGTCGACGAGAAGCCGCTCGGACCGCCCGTCGGAGGTGTCCATCAGGAAGCACCCGTTGGCGATGATCTCGTACACCTTCTCCGCGCCGTCGCCACGGCTGCGTAGCACCACCTCCCCGAAAGGCCCCTCGCGCCGGTCCAGCGTGACGGGAGCGTCGGTGGCGGGGAACGGCATGGCTATCGGCCTCCGGGGGCGGCTGTTGGACACGACACGGACCGGAGCCATCTTGGCCGGGTCCCGGTGCAGGAACAAACCGCCGGCCCGGCCGCCCACTCGTACGGCGGGGCCCGGCCGTGGTCAGACGGGCCCCCGGCCGCATCCGAGCCGGGCGTGCAGGGCGACACCGAGTGCGAAGAGCGCGACCGCCGCCGCCCACGCCCAGGGCCGGTCGCCCGGCTGCATCGGCCACGCCCAGACCTGGGCGGCGCCACTGTGCGTCCTGGGCGC
This genomic interval carries:
- a CDS encoding spermidine synthase, encoding MPFPATDAPVTLDRREGPFGEVVLRSRGDGAEKVYEIIANGCFLMDTSDGRSERLLVDAAYRAIGTGNAAPRVLIGGLGVGFSLAHAAAMPSWRRIAVVEREQAIIDWHHDGPLAAISGRALGDPRCVILHTDLVSHLHSTADRYDALCLDIDNGPDWTVTEDNGALYSPAGLAACAAALEPGGVLAVWSAKPSPEFEEALRNAGFTGVRTEEIHLARGVPDVVHLAVRPA
- a CDS encoding DUF4097 family beta strand repeat-containing protein, which gives rise to MAETTWEVSENRKLTFDDPLTTLSVRIVGGTVNVVGTEEDSTRLEISAVEGPPLVVTRSGSTLTVAYEDLPWKGLLKWLGPKGHHRSAVVSVAVPAQTAVELGAVGAGAVVSGVRGTTVVRGVSGDTTLVGLSGDVRAETVTGNVEAQSVTGDLRYNSVSGDLTVIDGAGASVKAESVSGDMVVDLGPGGRPTDIRLTTVSGEVAIRLPHPADARVDANTASGALSNAFDDLRVSGQWGTKRITGTLGAGTGTLKATTVSGAIALLRRPPAQDDPYEDPTADRPSGKVL
- a CDS encoding DUF6104 family protein; the encoded protein is MYFTDRGIEELEKRRGEEEVTFEWLAEQLRTFVDLNPDFEVPVERLATWLARLDDEDDD
- a CDS encoding multifunctional oxoglutarate decarboxylase/oxoglutarate dehydrogenase thiamine pyrophosphate-binding subunit/dihydrolipoyllysine-residue succinyltransferase subunit, with amino-acid sequence MSSQSPSNSSLSTDQTGQGQNPATAFGANEWLVDEIYQQYLQDPNSVDRAWWDFFADYKPGAAATADAPAAGAKQTQGDGAAPAPAPAAAPAQPAAPAAPAPAAEAPAPAPAKAAPAQPAPAKPAAAPAPAAKADAQPADGPEFVTLRGPAAAVAKNMNASLELPTATSVRAVPVKLLFDNRIVINNHLKRARGGKISFTHLIGYAMVQAIKAMPSMNWSFAEKDGKPTLVKPDHVNFGLAIDLVKPNGDRQLVVAGIKKAETLNFFEFWQAYEDIVRRARNNKLTMDDFTGVTVSLTNPGGLGTVHSVPRLMPGQSVIMGVGSMDYPAEFQGTSQDTLNKLGISKVMTLTSTYDHRVIQGAASGEFLRIVANFLLGEENFYDEIFEALRIPYEPVRWLKDIDASHDDDVTKAARVFELIHSYRVRGHVMADTDPLEYRQRKHPDLDITEHGLTLWDLEREFAVGGFAGKSMMKLRDILGVLRESYCRTTGIEFMHIQDPKQRKWLQDRVERAATKPEREEQLRILRRLNAAEAFETFLQTKYVGQKRFSLEGGESVIPLLDAVIDSAAESRLDEVVIGMAHRGRLNVLANIVGKSYAQIFREFEGNLDPKSMHGSGDVKYHLGAEGTFTGLDGEQIKVSLVANPSHLEAVDPVLEGVARAKQDVINKGGTDFTVLPIALHGDAAFAGQGVVAETLNMSQLRGYRTGGTVHVVINNQVGFTAAPESSRSSMYATDVARMIEAPIFHVNGDDPEACVRVARLAFEFRQTFNKDVVIDLICYRRRGHNEGDNPQFTNPQMVSLIDKKRSVRKLYTESLIGRGDITLEEAEQALQDFQGQLEKVFAEVREATSHPAPAHVPDAEPEFPVSVNTAVSQEVVKRIAESQVNIPDHITVHPRLMPQMQRRAASVEDGTIDWGMGETLAIGSLLMEGTPVRLSGQDTRRGTFGQRHAVLVDQETNEDYTPLLYLSEDQARYNVYDSLLSEYAAMGFEYGYSLARPNALVMWEAQFGDFVNGAQTVVDEFISSAEQKWGQHSGVTLLLPHGYEGQGPDHSSARPERFLQMCAQDNMTVAMPTLPSNYFHLLRWQVHNPHHKPLIVFTPKSMLRLKAAASKAEEFTTGGFRPVIGDESVDPAAVRKVVFCAGKVYYDLEAERQKRGVTDTAIIRLERLYPLPGAELQAEIAKYPSAEKYLWTQEEPANQGAWPFIALNLIDHLDLAVGADIPHGERLRRISRPHSSSPAVGSAKRHQAEQQQLVNEVFDA
- a CDS encoding response regulator transcription factor yields the protein MEQTHTTQGGVAATPGAQRRVLVVEDDATIVDAIAARLRAEGFLVQTALDGPAAVDAADAWQPDLMVLDVMLPGFDGLEVCRRVQAQRPVPVLMLTARDDETDMLVGLGVGADDYMTKPFSMRELAARVHVLLRRVERAALAAVTPRSGILRLGELEIDHAQRRVRVRAEDVHLTPTEFDLLVCLANTPRAVLSREQLLAEVWDWADASGTRTVDSHIKALRRKIGAERIRTVHGVGYALETPAP
- a CDS encoding ATP-binding protein, with product MRRRRQGGRPGKRLSTASITISIKTKLSTLVVVSVLITTGLMLMAFHSKTEVRFITVFTIIATLLITQFVAHGLTAPLDEMNTVAKGISHGDYTRRVRGADRRDELGDLASTINRMADDLEAVDRHRKELVANVSHELRTPIAALRAVLENVVDGVSAADPETMRTALKQTERLGRLVETLLDLSRLDNGVLPLRASRFEVWPYLSGVLKEAGLVSSRRGLASGSGHHTRTDVHLHLDVSPPELTAHADAERLHQVVANLIDNAVKHSPPHGRVTVRARRGPYPESLDLEVLDEGPGIPEQERHRVFERFNRGGVPSPHGPGSDGGTGLGLAIARWAVDLHGGRIGVAESAQGCRIRVTLPGARSARA